GGGCTTGACGAGAAAGGCTACGACAAAAAAACAGGAAAATTACTCGTTGAAGTTGACCCAAGATTTTTTAGACCGGCTGAAGTTCATCATTTGCTTGCTGACCCGTCGAAAGCAAGAGACAAACTTGGCTGGGAACCCAAAGTCCTGATTAAGGACCTCGTTAAAATGATGGTCGAGTCCGACCTTGAACTTTGCCAAAAAATGACCACTTAAAATGAGAGTTTTGGTTACAGGAGCTTGCGGATTTGTGGGATCGCATCTGGTGCCGCTTTTGTTAAGTAAAGGTTACGATGTTTTCGCAGCGGATATTTCGCCGCAATCGATATTTTCTGATGATGTTAAATACTATCAACTAGATATATCTATGGAAAAGGAGTTGGAGCGTGTGCTTAATGAAACAATGCCTGACGCGATTGTTGCTCTTGCCGCGATAACCTTTGTGCCCGATTCTACAGAAGACCCAATGAAAACCTGGCGGGTAAATCTCCTTGGGAATCTTGCGATTCTTGAGTGGGTCAGGAAAAACAAGCCGGAAACATTTGTTCTCGTGATTAGTTCGTCCGCTGTGTATGGTGCGCCAAGTTCGACGAATGCGTTGCCATTTACTGAAAGTTCTCCGGTAGCGCCACTATCAGTTTACAGCGCAACTAAAGCAGCACTTGATTTGACTGCGCAGGTGTATGCCAAGACATGGAACCTCAAAATAGCCATAGCCAGACCATTCAATCATATTGGTCCCGGACAAAGCGAAAAATTCGTTGTCTCTGCGTTCGCAAAGCAAATAGCTGGCATAATGAAGAAAAAGAGTGAACCGAAAATTTTAGTTGGGAATCTTTCCGCAAAAAGGGATTTTACTGATGTCCGCGATGTTATTAGAGCTTATGAGCTTATTATATCAAGGAAAGCCACAGGGATTTTCAATATTTGTTCTGGAAAAGCCGTTGTGATAAGAGAGATTCTTGATATTTTAATTGAGCTTTCTGGTTGTCAGGTCGAAGTGGAGGTGGACCCGAAAAGATTGCGTCCGGTGGATATTCCGGTGTCGTTCGGAAGCTACGAGAAAATAAATTCCGAGCTTGGCTGGAAACCCGAAATACCGCTTGAGAAGTCGCTTTCGGACACGCTTGACTGGTGGCTTAGGAGGATAAAATGAAAATTTTGGTGGTAAACTGGCAGGACATAAAGCATCCCCAAGCCGGCGGTGCTGAGGTTCACCTTCAGGAGATATTCAGCAGAATAGTTAAATGGGGACATCAGGTAACGATGTTCACTTGCAGCTTTCCTGGTGCCAAAAAAGAGGAAATAATCGACGGCATAAAGGTTATAAGGGCTGGTTCGAGACCTAATTTCAACTGGGTTTTCCCTTTTCATTATTTCTTCCGATTCCGGAAAATGGATTTTGATGTTGTGGTGGTTGATGTGAATAAATTGCCTTTTTTCACGATAAAATTTATCAAACGCCCCCTTGTAGGGAAAATCCATCACCTTTTCGGGAAAAGCATCTTCATCGAGGCTTCGTTCCCAATAGCGATGTATGTCTATGTGATGGAGGAGCTGTTTGTTAGATGGATTAAGAACATCCCGTTTATAGTTGACTCTCCAAGCACTCTTGAGGACCTCGTTTCCAAGGGCTTTCCAAGAGAAAATCTGTATCTCGTTTATAACGCTGTCAATCACGAGAAATTCTATGTTATGCCTGATGTTCCCAAGGAAAGCTATCCACTTGTCGGGTATCTTGGCAGGATGAAGCGCTACAAAAGTGT
This region of bacterium genomic DNA includes:
- a CDS encoding GDP-mannose 4,6-dehydratase, yielding MRVLVTGACGFVGSHLVPLLLSKGYDVFAADISPQSIFSDDVKYYQLDISMEKELERVLNETMPDAIVALAAITFVPDSTEDPMKTWRVNLLGNLAILEWVRKNKPETFVLVISSSAVYGAPSSTNALPFTESSPVAPLSVYSATKAALDLTAQVYAKTWNLKIAIARPFNHIGPGQSEKFVVSAFAKQIAGIMKKKSEPKILVGNLSAKRDFTDVRDVIRAYELIISRKATGIFNICSGKAVVIREILDILIELSGCQVEVEVDPKRLRPVDIPVSFGSYEKINSELGWKPEIPLEKSLSDTLDWWLRRIK
- a CDS encoding glycosyltransferase family 4 protein, whose amino-acid sequence is MKILVVNWQDIKHPQAGGAEVHLQEIFSRIVKWGHQVTMFTCSFPGAKKEEIIDGIKVIRAGSRPNFNWVFPFHYFFRFRKMDFDVVVVDVNKLPFFTIKFIKRPLVGKIHHLFGKSIFIEASFPIAMYVYVMEELFVRWIKNIPFIVDSPSTLEDLVSKGFPRENLYLVYNAVNHEKFYVMPDVPKESYPLVGYLGRMKRYKSVDHLLYAFKKVLEKVPDAKLVLVGDGDDRPRLEKIARELEFGDKVKFTGFVSEDKKREWLNRFWVMINPSSKEGWGLTVVEANACGTPVVAANSPGLRDAVRDGETGLLYPYGDIDALADKIVKILTDESLRNNLRDGAIKWAKSFTWDNSARKTLEIIEKILAERAKR